A region of Thermovibrio ammonificans HB-1 DNA encodes the following proteins:
- the cysC gene encoding adenylyl-sulfate kinase, which yields MEEKILVSYRGRITRADRERLKGHKSFILWFTGLSGSGKSTLSHKVEEKLYEMGVHTYVLDGDNIRQGLNKDLGFSEEDRRENIRRIGEVAKLFVDAGVAVLTAFISPYRRDREFVRNLVDKGDFIEVYVKCPLEVCEQRDPKGLYKKARAGQIKNFTGIDDPYEEPENPEIIVETDKMTVEECVDKIVNFLTVNGYIKGRR from the coding sequence GTGGAGGAGAAAATTCTCGTATCCTACAGAGGGAGAATTACACGTGCAGATAGGGAAAGGCTAAAGGGGCATAAATCTTTTATCCTTTGGTTTACCGGTCTTTCCGGTTCTGGAAAGTCTACACTCTCGCATAAAGTGGAAGAAAAACTTTACGAGATGGGTGTCCACACCTACGTTTTAGACGGAGACAACATAAGACAGGGCCTCAATAAAGACCTCGGCTTTTCAGAAGAAGACAGAAGGGAAAATATCCGTAGAATAGGTGAGGTTGCGAAGCTTTTCGTGGATGCTGGTGTGGCTGTTCTGACGGCTTTTATTTCCCCTTACAGGCGAGATAGGGAGTTTGTCCGGAACCTTGTTGATAAAGGTGATTTCATAGAAGTTTACGTTAAATGTCCACTTGAAGTGTGCGAGCAAAGGGACCCGAAGGGACTTTACAAAAAGGCAAGGGCCGGTCAGATAAAGAACTTTACCGGAATAGATGACCCTTACGAGGAGCCTGAAAACCCGGAGATAATAGTAGAAACCGACAAAATGACCGTTGAGGAGTGTGTAGACAAAATAGTAAATTTTCTCACCGTTAACGGTTATATAAAAGGGAGAAGATAA
- the sat gene encoding sulfate adenylyltransferase produces MIKPHGGKLVNRLAGPDEREELLKKMESLPKIYAGDRYVGHCEMIAIGGYSPLEGFMTKEEAEEVIRNVHLPSGLLWSIPIVLPVDEELWKSLKVGDEVAIYDKHNRPIAIIVVEDKYTLDLDFYCENVFKTTDENHPGVAFVKSAGNHFIGGELLRLVNRPVREGIDEFYYQDPAQVRKVIEEKGWKRVVAFQTRNPIHRAHEYIIKCALETMDGALIHPLVGETKKDDIPAPVRMKCYEVLINNYFNKNRVHLSVLPAPMHYAGPREAVHHMLMRKNYGCTHMIIGRDHAGVGDYYGTYEAQEFVDQFVDELEIQPLKFEHAFYCTICENMATSKTCPHPKDVHIHLSGTKVRTMLREGKKPPKEFSRPEVASILIAWAQGK; encoded by the coding sequence GTGATTAAACCCCACGGTGGAAAACTTGTGAACAGGCTAGCTGGGCCAGATGAAAGAGAGGAACTTCTAAAAAAGATGGAATCCCTTCCCAAGATTTATGCTGGTGATAGGTATGTGGGCCACTGTGAAATGATAGCTATAGGAGGGTATTCTCCCCTTGAGGGTTTTATGACGAAAGAGGAGGCTGAAGAGGTTATAAGAAATGTACACCTTCCTTCCGGTCTTCTATGGTCTATTCCAATAGTGTTACCTGTTGATGAGGAGCTTTGGAAATCTTTGAAAGTAGGTGATGAAGTCGCCATTTACGATAAACATAACCGTCCTATTGCAATAATTGTTGTTGAGGATAAATATACGCTTGACCTTGATTTCTACTGTGAGAACGTATTTAAAACAACGGATGAAAACCATCCTGGTGTTGCTTTTGTTAAAAGCGCTGGTAATCACTTCATAGGTGGTGAGCTTCTGCGCCTTGTAAACCGCCCCGTTAGGGAAGGTATTGACGAGTTCTACTATCAGGACCCTGCTCAGGTTAGGAAAGTGATTGAGGAGAAGGGATGGAAAAGAGTAGTTGCTTTTCAAACGAGGAATCCCATTCACAGGGCTCACGAATATATAATAAAATGTGCCCTTGAAACAATGGATGGGGCTCTAATTCACCCCCTTGTCGGAGAAACGAAGAAAGATGATATTCCTGCTCCAGTAAGGATGAAGTGTTATGAGGTTTTAATAAATAACTACTTTAACAAAAACCGGGTACATTTGAGCGTTCTCCCGGCTCCGATGCACTACGCAGGCCCCAGGGAGGCGGTTCACCACATGCTTATGCGCAAGAACTACGGCTGCACTCATATGATAATAGGCCGAGACCACGCAGGGGTTGGTGACTACTATGGAACCTACGAAGCCCAAGAGTTTGTAGACCAATTTGTTGATGAACTTGAAATTCAGCCACTCAAATTTGAGCACGCTTTCTATTGCACTATTTGCGAAAACATGGCAACTTCGAAAACTTGCCCTCATCCTAAAGACGTCCATATCCACCTTAGCGGAACCAAAGTTCGTACAATGCTTAGAGAAGGTAAGAAACCCCCTAAAGAGTTTTCCCGCCCGGAGGTTGCGAGTATTTTAATTGCTTGGGCACAAGGTAAATGA
- a CDS encoding flippase yields MLGHKVNESMEGLSQVLSKSGLALLLRLLGILGGYLFMLVVSWNFGPKVWGDFSIFLVILQLLGSIAKFGLDTTFLKLASETWAKKKYSLLSRLYVSSLTLLILFSLIISLITYFLANYMAIYVFHKPYFETYFRFLSFLVPFFALLGLHSEGLRAISKILLHMLSQQAGLFLCAFLSLGLLYHVKYDLGSLLPFISYAIAVFFCLIIAVSSWLVFSRVELFIFSDLTLELYRYILRFSLPLFISGIASMLMAWTDIIMLGIFLPSSDVGVYSVALRISTLVSIVLIAVNTVAAPKFAEFWALGKADELIFFAKNVTRFVSIISFILFSIVILFGKEVLMFFGNEYTNGLSSLIVLSFGQLINAMAGSVGYILIMTQYQTFHRNVILLGALLNMTLNFVLIPYLGILGAAFSTTLTLVFWNIIFSWKVKQIFGKWIFGF; encoded by the coding sequence TTGCTTGGGCACAAGGTAAATGAAAGTATGGAAGGGCTGAGTCAGGTTCTGTCTAAATCAGGTCTTGCTTTACTTTTAAGGCTCTTAGGAATTTTAGGGGGATACTTATTTATGCTTGTGGTTTCTTGGAATTTTGGACCTAAGGTTTGGGGTGATTTTTCGATATTTTTGGTAATATTACAATTATTAGGTTCAATAGCAAAATTTGGTTTGGATACTACTTTCTTAAAGTTAGCTTCGGAAACTTGGGCTAAGAAAAAGTATTCTCTGTTAAGTAGATTATATGTGTCTTCCTTGACTTTACTTATCTTATTTTCTTTAATTATTTCCTTGATTACTTATTTTTTAGCTAACTATATGGCTATTTATGTTTTTCATAAACCTTATTTTGAGACTTACTTTCGTTTTCTGTCGTTTCTTGTTCCTTTTTTTGCTCTTCTGGGATTGCACTCTGAAGGTTTGAGAGCTATAAGTAAGATTTTACTGCATATGCTTTCTCAACAAGCTGGTTTGTTTTTGTGTGCATTTTTAAGCTTAGGTTTACTTTATCATGTTAAATATGATTTAGGTAGTTTATTGCCTTTTATTTCATATGCTATAGCAGTATTTTTTTGTTTGATTATAGCAGTATCGTCTTGGTTGGTTTTTTCCAGAGTTGAATTATTTATATTTAGTGATTTAACTTTGGAACTGTATAGGTACATTTTAAGATTTTCACTACCATTATTTATATCAGGTATTGCAAGTATGTTAATGGCATGGACAGATATAATTATGTTAGGTATTTTCCTACCGTCGAGCGATGTAGGCGTTTATAGTGTAGCTTTAAGAATATCCACACTAGTAAGTATTGTACTAATAGCTGTGAACACAGTTGCTGCGCCTAAGTTTGCAGAATTTTGGGCTCTAGGAAAAGCTGATGAGTTGATCTTTTTTGCTAAGAATGTTACCCGCTTTGTTAGTATAATTTCTTTCATTTTATTTTCTATAGTAATTCTTTTTGGGAAAGAAGTATTGATGTTCTTTGGTAATGAATATACAAACGGTTTATCGTCTTTAATTGTCTTATCTTTTGGTCAACTTATAAATGCTATGGCTGGTAGTGTGGGTTATATTCTAATAATGACTCAATATCAAACTTTTCATAGAAATGTTATACTGTTAGGAGCGCTACTTAATATGACTTTGAACTTTGTTTTAATACCATACTTGGGTATATTAGGAGCGGCCTTTTCCACTACATTGACTTTGGTATTTTGGAATATTATTTTCTCTTGGAAAGTTAAGCAAATTTTTGGAAAATGGATTTTTGGATTTTAA
- a CDS encoding sulfotransferase family protein — translation MKLPNFLIVGVPKAGTTSVYYWLNQHPQVYMSPIKEPHYFSQIGNEDHVNSWEDYVKLFSDVNTEHLAIGEASTSYFHFYKRAIPLIKKHLGSPKIIVILRNPVERAWSHYMYYRKLGRESNSVNIIVTNSYTCKEEPWGIKNPYIELSFYSEALEAYLDSFANVKVMFYDDLKHRPHDFIKELYEFLDVDSDFMPGFEVRNISGEPRNKLIGFLLSNSLSQKIIPRIPYVIKAPFRKILLKKKDMPKEIKRELLNIYLEDIEKVEKLLGVNLEHWKS, via the coding sequence GTGAAACTGCCAAATTTTCTTATAGTAGGAGTTCCTAAGGCTGGAACAACGTCTGTCTATTACTGGTTAAATCAACACCCGCAAGTTTATATGAGTCCGATTAAGGAACCACATTACTTTTCTCAAATAGGGAATGAAGACCATGTAAATAGTTGGGAAGATTATGTTAAGCTTTTTTCAGATGTGAATACTGAACATTTAGCTATTGGAGAGGCTAGTACGTCTTATTTTCATTTTTATAAAAGAGCGATTCCTCTTATAAAGAAGCATTTGGGTAGTCCTAAAATAATAGTTATTCTTAGAAATCCTGTTGAGAGAGCATGGTCTCACTATATGTATTATAGAAAGCTGGGTCGTGAGAGCAATTCAGTAAATATAATTGTAACCAATTCTTATACTTGTAAGGAAGAGCCTTGGGGGATTAAGAATCCTTATATAGAACTTAGTTTTTATTCTGAGGCCTTAGAGGCCTATTTGGATTCATTTGCTAATGTAAAGGTTATGTTTTATGATGATTTGAAACATCGACCACATGATTTTATTAAGGAACTTTATGAATTTCTTGATGTGGATAGTGATTTTATGCCTGGTTTTGAGGTCAGAAATATCTCTGGTGAACCTAGGAATAAATTAATAGGTTTTCTTCTTTCTAACTCTTTGTCTCAGAAAATAATCCCTCGAATTCCATATGTCATCAAAGCACCGTTTAGAAAGATTCTTTTGAAAAAGAAAGATATGCCAAAGGAAATTAAAAGAGAATTACTAAACATTTACTTAGAAGATATTGAAAAAGTAGAGAAATTACTTGGAGTTAATTTAGAGCACTGGAAGTCTTAA